A window from Opitutia bacterium ISCC 52 encodes these proteins:
- a CDS encoding UbiA family prenyltransferase gives MSDFRSWLILGRVSNLTTVWANALCAWILGGGGSYQDLLILIAGLSLIYVGGMYLNDYCDVKFDHQYRPERPIPSGKVKRNTVFAATALFFISGTVLILWISNDSLIYTLILLALIIGYNLIHKHTVVGVPLMAACRTAVYLVVGAASLNGINPSIWGAGTLMFFYVLGITALARNESTSLKASAVGYAFLIVPMIGALYVAGPPYEKLFPISFCLAALWIAMTFSRARKTGTFIVGKTIGPLLAGICLIDLAILNSMHLVSFLTLGLFLGFFAFALLAQLYIPAT, from the coding sequence ATGTCTGATTTTCGATCCTGGCTTATCCTCGGACGTGTTTCGAACCTAACTACTGTTTGGGCAAATGCTTTGTGCGCCTGGATCTTGGGGGGTGGCGGAAGCTATCAAGATCTGCTTATCCTAATAGCTGGCCTCAGCCTGATTTATGTCGGTGGCATGTATCTTAACGACTATTGTGATGTAAAATTTGATCATCAATACCGACCGGAACGCCCGATTCCATCGGGAAAGGTCAAACGAAACACCGTCTTTGCTGCGACCGCTCTATTTTTCATTTCAGGCACGGTACTCATACTCTGGATCAGCAATGATAGCCTCATCTATACGCTGATTCTCCTCGCACTCATCATTGGCTACAATCTGATCCACAAACATACGGTGGTCGGCGTCCCCCTGATGGCCGCCTGCAGAACGGCCGTCTATCTGGTAGTGGGAGCTGCATCCCTGAATGGGATCAACCCATCCATCTGGGGAGCGGGCACCTTAATGTTCTTCTATGTCTTAGGCATCACCGCATTGGCCAGGAACGAATCCACTTCCCTGAAAGCTTCGGCCGTTGGTTATGCCTTTCTCATCGTTCCCATGATTGGAGCCCTCTATGTAGCCGGACCACCCTACGAAAAACTCTTCCCCATTTCCTTTTGTTTGGCAGCGCTTTGGATCGCCATGACTTTCTCGCGAGCTCGCAAAACGGGCACCTTTATTGTTGGAAAAACGATTGGCCCCCTCTTGGCAGGAATCTGCCTTATCGACTTGGCAATCCTCAACAGTATGCATCTAGTAAGCTTTTTGACTTTGGGACTCTTCCTGGGATTCTTTGCTTTCGCGCTATTGGCCCAGCTATATATCCCCGCTACCTAA
- a CDS encoding 3-dehydroquinate synthase: MSDFLPIEYPIQIPYQLRVYFTKRVFDSANPLFRDLACSRESGNRRKTLIYIDEAVSQANPGLTEEIETYFKHHENDLILKGIHLLPGGEVIKNDSKVVKRIFSDIEEDGICRHSYIVAIGGGAILDTVGFAAATAHRGIRHFRLPTTTLGQADAGVGVKNGVNFQEKKNFVGTFAPPFAVINDLQLLATLPDIHMRNGYIEAIKVALIRDSGFFHWIEDHVSELNSFEPSALEELVYRCAKHHVAYIATSGDPFEMGSVRPLDFGHWAAHKLEQLSKFELSHGEAVAIGIAIDTLYSEEMGFLDSTSAQRILALLRQLKFETYSDYLEKKNGGRFPYILEGLEEFREHLGGLLTITLLKNIGSRFEVHEMDTDVVLRSIERLKTL; this comes from the coding sequence ATGTCAGATTTTCTCCCCATAGAATACCCGATTCAAATACCCTACCAGTTGCGGGTGTATTTCACCAAACGAGTGTTTGATAGTGCGAATCCGCTGTTCCGTGACCTGGCTTGCTCCCGGGAGAGTGGTAATCGTCGGAAGACACTCATCTATATCGACGAAGCCGTTAGTCAGGCCAATCCAGGGCTAACCGAGGAAATCGAAACCTATTTCAAACACCACGAAAACGACCTCATACTGAAGGGCATTCATCTTCTTCCAGGAGGTGAGGTCATTAAGAATGATTCGAAAGTGGTTAAACGTATTTTCTCGGACATCGAAGAGGACGGCATTTGCCGCCATAGCTACATAGTGGCCATAGGCGGAGGAGCGATACTGGACACGGTCGGGTTTGCCGCAGCGACCGCTCACCGTGGCATTCGACATTTTCGCTTACCCACCACCACTTTGGGCCAGGCTGATGCCGGTGTGGGGGTGAAGAACGGCGTAAATTTCCAGGAGAAGAAGAATTTCGTGGGCACCTTTGCACCGCCGTTTGCAGTGATCAACGATCTCCAGCTCCTGGCGACCTTACCTGACATTCACATGCGCAATGGCTACATTGAAGCCATCAAGGTAGCACTCATCCGTGACTCTGGATTTTTTCATTGGATTGAGGACCATGTAAGCGAACTCAATAGCTTTGAACCGTCTGCCTTGGAAGAGCTGGTCTACCGCTGTGCCAAACACCACGTCGCATACATAGCCACTTCGGGCGATCCATTTGAAATGGGATCGGTGCGGCCCCTTGACTTCGGGCACTGGGCCGCCCATAAGCTGGAGCAACTTTCAAAGTTTGAGCTCAGCCACGGAGAAGCGGTAGCCATTGGGATTGCGATTGATACACTCTATTCGGAAGAGATGGGCTTTCTCGACTCAACCAGCGCACAGCGAATTCTCGCCTTGTTGAGACAGTTGAAGTTTGAAACCTACTCCGATTACCTGGAAAAAAAGAATGGGGGTCGCTTCCCTTACATTTTGGAGGGGCTAGAAGAATTCCGCGAGCATTTGGGAGGCCTCCTCACCATCACTCTGCTCAAGAATATTGGTTCACGATTTGAAGTCCACGAAATGGATACAGATGTGGTCCTCCGTTCGATAGAGCGTTTGAAAACGCTATGA
- a CDS encoding alkaline phosphatase family protein has product MKRTAVINVVGLTSGLIGDRTPNIQAFVERKQLSKVKPAFPAVTCTAQSDMLSGKPPAQHGAVANGWYNRDYSEVHFWKQSNHLVQGPKLWDDLKQRDPNFTCAKLFWWHNMYSSADYSITPRPMYPADGSKVFDVYSHPMGMKEEIKAELGDFPFHTFWGPKAGIECSKWIAESAKWVETKHQPTLNLIYLPHLDYNLQRLGPEDPAIGKDLRKVDRVVGDLIQFFESKDIHVVLLSEYGITAVDRPVHINRVLRQKCWITIKKELGLEQLDYGASQAFAVADHQVAHVYVKDRDLLPAVKESLEHIEGVERVLDYEGKRELGINHERAGDLIAISDNHSWFTYYYWMDDAVAPDFARCVDIHRKPGYDPVELFVDPDIKAKALKIGWFLLKKKLGFRALLDVIPLDASLVKGSHGRIPEDDEDWPVFIADGLESHPANSTDVYQSLHSLISGSSLD; this is encoded by the coding sequence ATGAAACGTACGGCGGTCATCAACGTTGTCGGACTGACATCCGGATTAATCGGCGACCGCACTCCGAACATTCAAGCGTTCGTCGAGCGCAAACAGCTAAGCAAAGTCAAACCGGCTTTCCCTGCGGTCACCTGCACCGCACAAAGTGACATGCTTAGCGGAAAGCCACCGGCCCAACATGGCGCTGTCGCGAATGGGTGGTACAACCGCGATTACAGCGAAGTTCATTTCTGGAAGCAATCGAACCACTTGGTGCAAGGACCCAAGCTGTGGGATGACCTCAAACAGCGGGACCCCAATTTCACCTGCGCCAAGCTTTTCTGGTGGCACAACATGTATTCATCGGCCGACTACAGTATCACACCACGGCCCATGTATCCGGCCGACGGCAGCAAAGTATTCGATGTCTACTCACACCCGATGGGGATGAAAGAGGAGATAAAAGCGGAGCTAGGCGACTTTCCCTTTCATACTTTCTGGGGTCCAAAAGCTGGGATCGAATGCTCGAAGTGGATTGCTGAATCTGCCAAGTGGGTTGAGACCAAGCACCAGCCAACGCTCAATCTAATTTACCTGCCTCACCTGGATTACAATCTACAACGCCTGGGGCCAGAAGACCCGGCGATCGGAAAAGACCTTCGCAAGGTGGATCGTGTCGTGGGTGACCTGATTCAATTTTTCGAAAGCAAAGACATTCATGTGGTACTCTTATCGGAATACGGGATCACTGCCGTAGATCGCCCCGTCCACATCAACCGTGTCCTTCGGCAAAAGTGCTGGATCACGATCAAAAAAGAGTTAGGGCTCGAGCAACTTGACTATGGAGCCAGCCAGGCCTTTGCAGTCGCCGATCATCAGGTGGCCCACGTCTATGTGAAAGACCGAGACTTACTTCCCGCAGTCAAGGAAAGCCTGGAGCATATCGAAGGCGTAGAACGCGTGCTGGATTATGAAGGCAAACGGGAGCTGGGGATTAATCATGAAAGAGCCGGGGATCTCATTGCCATCTCTGATAACCACAGTTGGTTTACCTATTATTACTGGATGGACGATGCAGTCGCCCCCGACTTCGCGCGCTGTGTGGATATTCACCGCAAGCCGGGTTATGACCCGGTTGAGTTATTTGTTGATCCGGACATTAAGGCCAAAGCTTTAAAAATCGGATGGTTCCTACTAAAAAAGAAACTCGGTTTCAGAGCCTTGCTGGATGTTATCCCACTCGATGCGTCACTCGTGAAAGGCTCCCACGGTCGCATACCCGAAGACGATGAAGATTGGCCGGTATTTATTGCTGACGGATTGGAAAGTCATCCGGCGAATTCAACGGACGTATATCAGTCGCTGCATTCCTTGATCAGTGGAAGCTCACTCGATTGA
- a CDS encoding DUF1080 domain-containing protein codes for MNLSAKSIITRIVVGTILLSVGAIIGVYHGISRDPVWYSLFDGETLDGWELKAAPDDQEKDYWHVVEGAIVCNSIGDKNHGAVFLQHKLPIDDFELKLKFQAFRDSPGNSGVQIRSRWDADSTEAQGGRMEGPQIDIHPPLPWRTGLIYDETWESRRWISPSMGSWKISEEQGPQEWLFNYANDANPWNDLVIRCEGTKIQVTVNRVPISDFDGTGILDSPDHQKRGVGMNGQIALQLHQKDELHLKFKDIFIREL; via the coding sequence ATGAATCTGTCCGCAAAATCCATTATCACCCGTATCGTTGTTGGGACCATTCTGCTCTCAGTAGGGGCTATCATTGGCGTCTATCATGGAATCAGCCGAGATCCTGTTTGGTATTCTTTATTTGATGGAGAGACTTTGGATGGTTGGGAACTCAAAGCCGCCCCTGATGATCAGGAGAAAGACTATTGGCATGTAGTTGAGGGGGCGATCGTCTGTAATTCCATTGGAGACAAAAACCATGGTGCTGTTTTTTTGCAGCACAAGTTGCCCATCGACGATTTTGAATTGAAGCTCAAGTTCCAAGCTTTCCGTGACTCTCCTGGAAACAGTGGCGTCCAGATTCGCAGTCGCTGGGATGCAGATTCGACGGAAGCACAGGGAGGCCGTATGGAAGGTCCGCAGATTGATATCCATCCCCCCTTACCCTGGAGAACCGGGCTGATTTATGACGAGACCTGGGAGTCACGACGGTGGATTAGCCCCAGCATGGGAAGTTGGAAAATTTCCGAAGAGCAAGGACCTCAAGAGTGGCTTTTTAATTATGCGAATGATGCCAACCCCTGGAACGATTTAGTGATTCGCTGCGAAGGGACCAAGATTCAGGTCACGGTCAACCGGGTACCTATTAGTGATTTCGATGGGACTGGTATTTTGGACAGCCCTGATCACCAAAAACGTGGTGTCGGCATGAATGGTCAGATTGCTTTGCAGTTGCACCAAAAGGACGAACTGCACCTCAAGTTCAAAGATATATTTATCCGAGAGCTTTAG
- a CDS encoding SDR family oxidoreductase, giving the protein MSDSNNIEKKVIVITGASSGIGCATSKHLAGLGAKVVLGARRAENLQSIVEEITSAGGQATWKVTDVTDQQGFQALVDHGRETYGPIDVLINNAGINTLGKYEDLQVGSWDQMIDVNVKGPLYGIAAVLPEMKERGSGHIISTSSIAAHTILPHMGVYNGTKFAVRSMMEGLRQEVTGYGIRVTTISPGAAYTEIGTDDAQASVDFLMKEFEGLDLLDPMDLARGYAYAINQPTSVDINDVVIRPTGQQM; this is encoded by the coding sequence ATGAGTGATTCCAATAACATCGAAAAAAAAGTCATCGTCATTACAGGCGCCTCCAGCGGCATTGGTTGCGCCACTTCAAAACACCTGGCCGGATTGGGAGCCAAAGTTGTGCTGGGAGCACGCCGTGCTGAAAATCTGCAATCGATCGTCGAGGAAATCACCTCCGCAGGCGGCCAAGCGACCTGGAAAGTGACCGATGTCACAGACCAGCAGGGCTTTCAGGCCCTGGTCGATCATGGACGTGAGACCTATGGGCCCATTGACGTACTCATAAACAATGCAGGCATAAATACTCTGGGAAAGTATGAAGATTTGCAGGTTGGATCCTGGGACCAGATGATTGATGTAAATGTAAAGGGCCCCTTGTACGGCATTGCTGCTGTCCTACCCGAGATGAAGGAACGAGGCTCCGGACACATCATTTCCACCTCCTCCATTGCAGCCCATACGATTCTACCCCACATGGGTGTTTACAATGGCACGAAGTTTGCCGTTCGCTCGATGATGGAGGGTCTAAGACAAGAAGTTACCGGTTACGGGATTCGCGTGACCACCATTTCGCCAGGCGCTGCCTACACCGAAATTGGAACGGATGATGCACAAGCTTCGGTCGATTTTCTCATGAAAGAGTTTGAAGGCCTCGATTTGTTAGACCCTATGGATCTGGCACGCGGATATGCTTATGCGATCAATCAACCCACCAGTGTCGATATCAATGATGTAGTGATTCGACCCACGGGGCAACAGATGTAA
- a CDS encoding MFS transporter, whose amino-acid sequence MEPQSASTHPNWKKGFWSLFATQCQGAFSDNVFKFVVIYTAMSQFTSEAEQDGFVSLVGALFAVPFIIFTMAGGYCAVHYSKRSMAMYIKTAEIGIMILGAIGLYLGYVPFLLGVIVLMSTQSAFFGPVKYGLIPELLEEKRLSWGNGYIGLGTFLTIILGTIAGGYFFDWFDNQWITGVILIALALCGYLASRSITPLPAANPEKQFKLNFFSEFWEQFQYTRKDRVLSLSVLGSTYFWFLGAMVQQAMMIYGRNVLELSFRHTSVLFAMMALGIGAGSFVAGYVSARKVEYGLIPLGAVGISIFSLCLGQDGLTATNFAIFLALLGFFGGFYIIPINALVQQRPDYKRKGSIIAMQAWLSWVGIVFAAGVYFFLKRIGLSTGEIFIFTGIVTFIGTIYVVWLLPDSLLRLLLVFVTHTIYRIKVNDREKLPSKGGLLLVSNHMSYVDALLLFASVDRPIRFIMAKEIYDLWYFKPGAKVLGVIPIPTTVRPKETVLALRHARDQILAGEVVCIFAEGRISRTGELLEFRKGFERIMKGLEEPIVPVNLNGVWGSIFSFKDGKVFTKWPKKVPYPVTVSFGDPLPPNSNPDDVRESVKALSIDSDKKEPAD is encoded by the coding sequence TTGGAACCTCAAAGCGCTTCAACACATCCAAATTGGAAGAAGGGGTTTTGGAGTCTCTTTGCCACACAATGCCAAGGCGCATTCTCAGATAACGTTTTCAAATTCGTCGTCATCTACACGGCCATGAGTCAGTTCACGAGTGAAGCGGAGCAAGATGGTTTCGTCTCTCTAGTCGGAGCTCTCTTCGCGGTGCCATTTATAATCTTCACCATGGCTGGTGGATACTGCGCCGTTCATTACAGCAAACGTTCAATGGCGATGTACATAAAAACCGCCGAAATCGGAATTATGATATTGGGTGCCATTGGGCTCTATCTAGGCTATGTCCCATTCCTTCTTGGGGTGATCGTTCTTATGAGCACTCAGAGTGCTTTCTTCGGACCGGTGAAATATGGGCTGATCCCAGAGCTGTTGGAAGAGAAGCGTTTGTCTTGGGGAAATGGATACATCGGGTTGGGAACCTTCCTAACCATTATCCTGGGAACGATTGCTGGCGGCTATTTTTTCGACTGGTTTGACAACCAATGGATCACCGGAGTCATCCTGATTGCTTTGGCCTTGTGCGGCTACCTGGCCAGCCGGAGCATCACTCCCCTACCCGCCGCCAATCCGGAGAAGCAATTCAAACTCAACTTCTTCTCCGAGTTCTGGGAGCAATTCCAATACACCAGAAAGGACCGAGTCCTGTCCCTTTCCGTTTTGGGCAGCACCTACTTCTGGTTCCTGGGAGCGATGGTTCAACAGGCAATGATGATCTATGGTCGCAATGTGCTCGAACTCAGTTTTCGCCACACCAGTGTTTTATTTGCCATGATGGCCTTGGGGATCGGTGCTGGAAGTTTTGTCGCCGGTTACGTTTCGGCTCGCAAGGTCGAGTATGGGCTCATTCCACTGGGAGCCGTCGGCATATCCATCTTCAGCCTTTGCCTGGGTCAAGACGGACTCACAGCCACAAATTTTGCGATCTTTCTCGCCTTACTGGGCTTTTTTGGAGGCTTCTACATCATTCCCATAAATGCCTTGGTCCAACAGAGACCGGACTACAAACGGAAAGGTTCGATTATCGCGATGCAGGCATGGCTGTCCTGGGTGGGAATTGTATTCGCCGCTGGGGTCTACTTCTTTCTCAAACGCATTGGACTCAGCACAGGGGAGATCTTCATTTTCACGGGTATTGTAACGTTCATAGGCACGATCTACGTGGTATGGCTGCTACCCGACTCTCTGCTTCGCCTCCTACTCGTGTTCGTGACGCACACTATTTATCGCATCAAGGTGAATGACCGAGAAAAGCTGCCAAGCAAGGGTGGTCTACTTCTGGTATCCAATCATATGTCCTACGTGGATGCCTTACTGTTGTTTGCATCTGTAGATCGACCGATTCGCTTTATAATGGCGAAGGAGATCTACGACCTATGGTATTTTAAACCAGGAGCAAAAGTCCTGGGTGTTATTCCAATTCCAACTACAGTTCGCCCCAAGGAAACGGTGCTCGCACTGAGACATGCTCGGGATCAAATCCTCGCTGGCGAAGTGGTGTGTATCTTCGCTGAAGGACGCATCTCAAGAACCGGGGAACTCCTCGAATTCCGCAAAGGCTTCGAACGAATCATGAAAGGATTGGAGGAGCCTATTGTCCCTGTGAATCTCAATGGAGTCTGGGGCAGCATCTTCAGTTTCAAGGATGGAAAGGTATTTACCAAGTGGCCCAAGAAAGTTCCGTATCCAGTAACCGTAAGCTTCGGGGATCCCTTGCCACCCAATTCGAATCCCGACGATGTCCGGGAATCGGTCAAAGCACTATCCATTGACTCGGATAAAAAAGAGCCAGCAGATTAA
- a CDS encoding TraB/GumN family protein, with amino-acid sequence MLKKLSLYLTCLCTGLVASAETSVWKVSLGDSEIYLGGTFHLLRASDFPLPEEFDEAYQDSTNLVFETDIGMMQDPSAQQMIMSKGMLQGKTLTDVLSAETYQALSEACANAGIPIDALAGFKPSIVIVTVAVGEMQKIGLTQEGVDMHFYKRVKEDGKGIFFLEDVEEQIDFICAMGEGNEDEFVSKSLGDLDQAKSELEQMVGLWKSGDREGLNEHTNIAMKKEYPDLYKSLLVDRNNNWMPLIQTLFDSEEKEFVLVGAAHLVGEEGLLTQLEKLGRKVEQL; translated from the coding sequence ATGCTTAAGAAATTATCCCTCTACCTAACTTGTCTATGTACTGGCTTGGTTGCCTCCGCAGAAACATCCGTTTGGAAAGTCAGTTTAGGTGATTCTGAAATCTACTTGGGTGGAACCTTTCATCTATTGAGGGCCAGTGATTTTCCGCTGCCCGAGGAATTTGATGAAGCCTACCAGGATTCTACGAATCTGGTTTTCGAGACGGATATCGGGATGATGCAAGATCCGAGCGCACAGCAAATGATCATGAGCAAAGGTATGCTTCAGGGAAAGACACTGACCGATGTGTTATCTGCCGAGACCTACCAAGCCTTGTCCGAGGCCTGCGCCAATGCCGGTATACCCATTGACGCCCTAGCGGGATTCAAACCTTCCATCGTGATAGTCACCGTAGCAGTAGGCGAGATGCAGAAAATTGGACTCACACAGGAAGGCGTCGACATGCATTTCTACAAGCGAGTTAAGGAGGACGGTAAAGGCATTTTCTTCTTGGAAGACGTGGAGGAACAGATCGACTTCATCTGTGCCATGGGCGAAGGCAACGAGGATGAATTTGTTTCCAAGTCTTTAGGTGATTTAGATCAGGCAAAAAGCGAGCTAGAGCAAATGGTCGGCTTGTGGAAAAGCGGTGATCGTGAAGGGCTAAATGAGCACACCAATATCGCCATGAAGAAGGAATACCCCGATCTTTATAAGTCGCTGCTTGTTGATCGGAACAATAATTGGATGCCGCTCATCCAAACATTGTTTGATTCAGAAGAAAAAGAATTCGTGCTCGTCGGTGCAGCCCACTTGGTCGGTGAGGAAGGCTTGCTTACCCAATTGGAAAAGCTCGGGCGTAAAGTAGAGCAGCTTTAA
- the mtnK gene encoding S-methyl-5-thioribose kinase, with amino-acid sequence MAYEILTADSIPEYLQSLESMLSVFSNFDSLEIEEVGDGNLNYVFLISNREKPDETVALKQAVPYLRVVGESYPLCRERMRFEIQALVKQKELCPQLVPTIYYSSVEMSVVIMQNLKAHQILRGQIIEGRTFPYLADHMSTFLAQTLFHTSDWYLSSADKKEAVANFINKDLCKLTEEFVFTYAFERHKTNDYNEALTEEDIHFIQHDGELKVALAEMKYKFMNNAEAMLHGDLHIGSIMANENETYVIDPEFSFYGPMGFDLGAFIGNLFMSYFSHQHRQQLPGNKPRDYRTWILDTIADTWNQFAEKFDALWKDQQQKNDPLYFDYPNGSTHADQQRARFLQQVLSDTLGFAACKMLRRIFGLAKVADIADIEDLEERARIERMTLRLGKTLATQRDQFNSIEEVVELAKTISPL; translated from the coding sequence ATGGCTTATGAAATTCTGACCGCAGATTCGATTCCAGAATACCTGCAATCATTGGAAAGCATGCTGTCGGTCTTTTCCAATTTCGATTCGCTGGAAATTGAAGAGGTGGGAGATGGAAATTTAAATTACGTTTTCCTCATCTCAAATCGAGAGAAGCCCGACGAAACCGTGGCTCTAAAACAAGCAGTGCCTTACCTGCGCGTCGTTGGAGAATCCTACCCGCTATGTCGCGAGCGGATGCGCTTTGAAATCCAGGCTCTCGTAAAACAAAAAGAACTTTGTCCACAGCTGGTTCCAACCATCTATTACTCCAGTGTCGAGATGTCTGTGGTGATCATGCAGAATCTTAAAGCGCATCAAATTCTGCGCGGCCAGATCATTGAAGGTAGAACCTTTCCCTATCTGGCAGATCACATGTCTACTTTCCTCGCTCAAACCTTGTTCCACACATCCGACTGGTATCTAAGTTCGGCCGATAAAAAAGAAGCGGTCGCCAATTTTATAAACAAGGATCTCTGTAAACTCACGGAAGAATTTGTCTTCACATACGCCTTCGAGAGGCACAAGACAAACGATTATAACGAGGCTTTGACGGAAGAGGATATCCACTTCATCCAGCATGATGGGGAGCTCAAGGTAGCCCTTGCTGAAATGAAGTACAAGTTCATGAACAACGCGGAAGCCATGCTGCATGGAGACCTTCACATCGGCAGTATTATGGCCAATGAAAATGAGACCTATGTCATCGATCCAGAGTTTTCATTTTATGGCCCCATGGGATTCGATCTTGGTGCCTTCATCGGAAACCTTTTCATGTCCTATTTCTCTCACCAACATCGACAACAGCTTCCGGGGAATAAGCCTCGAGACTACCGTACTTGGATTCTCGATACTATCGCCGATACCTGGAATCAATTCGCGGAAAAGTTCGACGCCTTATGGAAGGATCAACAGCAGAAGAACGACCCTCTTTATTTCGATTACCCGAATGGCTCAACGCATGCAGACCAACAACGCGCTCGATTCCTACAACAGGTCTTGAGTGATACTCTGGGGTTTGCCGCCTGCAAGATGCTGCGTCGTATATTTGGTCTAGCCAAAGTCGCCGACATCGCAGATATTGAAGATCTAGAGGAGCGTGCACGCATCGAACGAATGACCCTTCGATTAGGCAAAACACTTGCTACACAAAGGGATCAATTTAATTCTATCGAGGAAGTCGTGGAGCTCGCCAAAACCATATCACCTCTTTAA
- the mtnA gene encoding S-methyl-5-thioribose-1-phosphate isomerase has product MSDSAIRKNSLNLPETIWWENEELYLLDQTLLPLTVIGEKQETIEQVSESIKALKVRGAPAIGVAGAYGLLVGTKADRNLPVEDFMARVESQAAWLGEARPTAVNLKWGLKRMVEFAKQQTAANSRELWDLMLGEATNIHEEDRELCRMIGVHGAELITPGCGILTHCNAGSLATSEYGTATSPMYVAHRNEVPFRVYADETRPLLQGARLTSWELQQAGIDVTLITDNMAAHIMSQGLIDIVITGTDRTAANGDVANKIGTLGVAILAKHFGIPFYVALPYSTIDFDMPEGGGIPIEERDPEEVTNFGARRTAPEGIQVRSPAFDVTPNELVAGLITERGIIRPPLKENLLTEYASLGA; this is encoded by the coding sequence ATGTCAGACAGCGCCATCCGAAAAAACAGCCTTAATTTGCCAGAAACCATTTGGTGGGAAAACGAAGAGCTTTATCTCCTCGACCAAACGCTACTGCCACTCACGGTCATCGGCGAAAAGCAAGAGACCATCGAGCAAGTCTCAGAATCCATCAAAGCACTCAAGGTGCGAGGCGCACCTGCTATTGGGGTAGCCGGAGCCTACGGATTATTGGTCGGGACAAAGGCAGACCGGAACCTCCCAGTGGAGGACTTTATGGCACGCGTAGAAAGCCAGGCCGCCTGGCTAGGTGAAGCGCGACCCACAGCGGTAAACTTGAAATGGGGCCTCAAACGCATGGTTGAATTTGCAAAACAACAAACCGCAGCCAATAGCCGGGAGCTCTGGGACCTCATGCTCGGCGAGGCAACCAACATCCATGAAGAAGATCGCGAACTCTGTCGCATGATTGGCGTTCATGGAGCGGAGCTGATTACGCCTGGCTGTGGAATACTAACCCATTGCAACGCAGGTTCGCTCGCCACCTCAGAATATGGGACTGCCACATCCCCCATGTATGTCGCTCACAGAAACGAGGTCCCATTCCGCGTCTATGCCGACGAAACGCGCCCCCTTCTACAAGGAGCCCGTCTAACGAGCTGGGAACTTCAACAAGCGGGAATCGATGTCACGCTCATTACAGACAATATGGCGGCCCATATCATGTCTCAGGGGCTTATCGATATCGTCATCACTGGCACCGACCGGACGGCGGCTAATGGCGATGTTGCGAATAAGATTGGGACTCTAGGTGTAGCCATTCTGGCCAAACATTTCGGCATTCCCTTCTATGTGGCCCTTCCCTACTCAACCATTGATTTCGACATGCCGGAAGGTGGCGGAATCCCGATTGAAGAAAGGGATCCCGAAGAAGTCACTAATTTCGGTGCACGCAGAACCGCTCCCGAGGGTATACAGGTGCGCAGCCCAGCCTTTGATGTGACACCCAACGAGCTGGTCGCCGGCCTGATTACCGAGCGCGGAATCATTCGCCCACCCTTGAAAGAAAATCTGCTGACAGAATACGCCTCCTTGGGGGCTTAA